One Callithrix jacchus isolate 240 chromosome Y, calJac240_pri, whole genome shotgun sequence genomic region harbors:
- the LOC144581333 gene encoding RNA-binding motif protein, Y chromosome, family 1 member B-like: protein MEAGCLGQLFVGGLTREATEETLKAVFERHGPVSEVLLKKDGSMKCRGFGFITFENPADAELAASELNGKFVDGKTMKVEQAKEPFFQSGGRQGTLRFSRKRRPTGEQRSASGSRGQTRRRHPSRGERLDGGESTRDLNVSSFRGTFPVESRPSSASGGPHPKRSAPFTVARSNSGMGGRGSPSRGRGNYRGPSHGMSVSSWRRDRMSPKHGGYATKNRSNPSFRDTKEYASIRRHRAYRDHARSRQDKGPTRGYSGHDGYGRHGGRDHFERPGSSPNGASYQTYSPPSRGREFYGGGPSRGMSVSSWRRDRVSGKDDGYATKTRNNPSFRDTMEYASMSRHNAYRDHAPSRQDKGSTRGYSDHDGHGRHGGRDHFERRSSSSNRASYQIHRTSRGAAPAQGPRKTYGGSSFPDDNNARDRYGRSREKYSRSHGDFSSTDAEHCGRKEPTCPPSVERMNRASPEAHGSSRDGTPKGEDGGRRSEKGD from the exons ATGGAAGCAGGTTGCCTTGGCCAGCTGTTCGTTGGTGGGCTCACTAGAGAAGCCACGGAAGAGACGCTAAAAGCAGTATTTGAGAGACATGGTCCCGTTTCTGAAG ttcTCTTGAAGAAAGATGGAAGCATGAAGTGCAGAGGCTTCGGGTTCATTACTTTTGAGAACCCTGCAGATGCTGAACTTGCTGCCAGCGAGTTGAATGGAAAG TTTGTGgatggaaaaacaatgaaagtaGAACAAGCCAAGGAACCGTTTTTTCAAAGTGGTGGCAGGCAGGGAACACTGCGTTTTTCAAGAAAGAGGAGACCCACAGGAGAGCAGAGATCTGCAAGTGGAAGTAGAGGACAGACGAGACGTCGGCATCCCTCACGTGGAGAACGCTTGG ATGGTGGTGAATCCACTCGTGATCTCAACGTGAGTTCTTTCAGGGGAACTTTTCCAGTCGAGAGCCGTCCATCTTCAGCGAGCGGAGGTCCTCATCCTAAAAGATCTGCTCCTTTTACTGTGGCTAGAAGCAATAGTGGGATGGGAGGTCGAG GTTCCCCATCACGTGGAAGAGGGAATTACCGAGGTCCTTCACACGGAATGTCAGTCTCTTCCTGGAGACGTGACCGTATGTCACCAAAACATGGTGGTTATGCAACTAAGAATag AAGTAATCCAAGTTTCCGAGACACCAAGGAATATGCTTCGATTCGCAGACACCGTGCATACCGTGATCACGCTCGTTCTAGACAGGATAAAGGTCCCACCAGAGGATATAG tggtCATGATGGCTACGGAAGGCATGGTGGTAGAGATCATTTTGAACGTCCTGGTAGCAGTCCTAACGGAGCGTCATATCAGACATATA GTCCCCCATCACGTGGAAGAGAGTTTTACGGAGGAGGCCCTTCACGCGGAATGTCAGTCTCTTCCTGGAGACGTGACCGTGTGTCAGGAAAAGATGATGGTTATGCAACTAAGACTag AAATAATCCAAGTTTCcgagacaccatggaatatgctTCGATGAGTAGACACAATGCATACCGTGATCACGCTCCTTCTAGACAGGATAAAGGTTCCACTAGAGGATACAG TGATCATGATGGCCACGGAAGGCATGGTGGTAGAGATCATTTTGAACGTCGTAGTAGCAGTTCTAACAGAGCGTCATATCAGATACATA GGACGTCTCGTGGTGCAGCACCTGCACAGGGGCCTCGGAAGACTTATGGTGGAAGCAGTTTCCCTGATGATAACAATGCGCGAGATAGGTATGGCAGAAGTCGGGAGAAGTACTCAAGGAGCCATGGTGATTTCTCTTCCACTGATGCTGAGCATTGTGGCAGAAAAGAACCAACGTGTCCACCGTCTGTGGAGAgaatgaaccgtgcttctcctgAAGCACATGGGAGCTCAAGAGATGGGACACCTAAGGGAGAGGATGGGGGAAGGCGATCTGAAAAAGGAGACTGA